In Streptomyces sp. NBC_01408, one DNA window encodes the following:
- a CDS encoding glycoside hydrolase family 15 protein, translating to MAFDTTGFEQADSSRYIPISEHGLIGDLRTTALVGTNGTIDWYCCPRFDAPSVFGAILDADRGGSFELAAEVPTRTRQFYFPDTNVLITRFFAADGVAEIQDFMPVVDESRETARHRLIRRVICVRGTLPFRARIAPRFGYGAEAHTTQLEGNHAVFRSLSLTLALTATAPLESDGLDVWSHFKLLEGESHVFALDQIGDGVAPRSCPRAEAQEQAEATVRFWRHWLAGSRYHGRWRETVNRSALVLKLLTYAPTGAIVAAPTTSLPEQIGGERNWDYRYVWVRDAAFCVYAMLRLGFTSEAEAFMGFLGERGIMSGTGATGPLQIMYGIDGRSELPEYELPHLEGYLGSAPVRVGNAATGQLQLDIYGALIDSIYLYDKWGQPISSARWDEVSAMADWLCEHWDQPDEGIWETRSGRRNFVYSRLMCWVGLERAIRMANRRGLPADLPRWRQSRDAIYRQIMQRGWSAQRGAFVQALDDDVLDASLLMMPMAKFISPTDPKWLSTLDALTADLVSDSLVYRYDPTASPDGLHGPEGTFSICSFWYVEALARAGRLDEAQLAFEKMLTYANHLGLFAEEIGPTGEQLGNFPQAFTHLSLISAAFNLDRALG from the coding sequence ATGGCGTTCGACACGACTGGTTTCGAGCAGGCCGACAGCAGCCGCTACATACCAATCTCCGAACACGGCCTGATCGGCGATCTTCGAACGACCGCCCTGGTCGGCACGAACGGCACCATCGACTGGTACTGCTGCCCGCGCTTCGACGCGCCCAGCGTGTTCGGGGCCATCCTCGACGCCGACCGGGGCGGCTCGTTCGAGCTGGCCGCCGAGGTCCCGACACGCACCAGGCAGTTCTACTTCCCCGACACGAACGTCCTGATCACGCGGTTCTTCGCCGCAGACGGCGTGGCCGAGATACAGGACTTCATGCCCGTGGTCGACGAGTCGCGGGAGACGGCCCGACACCGGCTGATCCGGCGGGTGATCTGCGTCCGTGGAACCCTCCCCTTCAGGGCGCGGATCGCCCCCCGCTTCGGCTACGGCGCCGAAGCGCACACCACGCAACTCGAAGGCAACCACGCGGTGTTCCGATCCCTGTCACTGACGCTCGCGCTGACCGCCACCGCACCCCTGGAGAGCGACGGCCTGGACGTGTGGTCGCACTTCAAGCTCCTCGAGGGCGAGTCGCACGTGTTCGCCCTCGACCAGATCGGCGACGGCGTGGCCCCTCGGTCCTGTCCACGCGCCGAGGCGCAAGAGCAGGCCGAGGCGACGGTCAGGTTCTGGCGTCACTGGCTGGCCGGTTCGCGCTACCACGGGCGATGGCGGGAAACGGTGAACCGCTCCGCTCTGGTGCTCAAGCTGCTCACCTACGCGCCGACCGGTGCGATCGTCGCCGCACCGACCACCAGCCTGCCCGAGCAGATCGGCGGCGAGCGCAACTGGGACTACCGCTACGTCTGGGTCCGCGACGCCGCCTTCTGCGTCTACGCCATGCTGCGCCTAGGGTTCACCTCGGAGGCCGAGGCGTTCATGGGGTTCCTCGGCGAGCGCGGCATCATGTCCGGCACTGGTGCGACCGGCCCGTTGCAGATCATGTACGGCATCGACGGGCGCAGCGAGCTGCCCGAGTACGAGCTGCCGCACCTGGAGGGCTACCTCGGCTCCGCACCGGTCCGGGTGGGCAACGCCGCCACCGGCCAGCTCCAGCTGGACATCTACGGAGCCCTGATCGACTCGATCTACCTGTACGACAAGTGGGGACAGCCGATCAGCAGCGCCCGCTGGGACGAGGTCAGCGCAATGGCGGACTGGCTCTGCGAGCACTGGGACCAGCCAGACGAGGGAATCTGGGAGACCCGCTCGGGCCGGCGGAACTTCGTGTACTCGCGCCTGATGTGCTGGGTGGGACTGGAGCGGGCGATCCGCATGGCGAACCGCCGCGGCCTCCCGGCCGACCTGCCCCGCTGGCGGCAGTCCCGGGACGCGATCTACCGGCAGATCATGCAGCGCGGCTGGTCAGCCCAGCGGGGCGCATTCGTCCAGGCCCTGGACGACGATGTCCTGGACGCCTCACTGCTGATGATGCCGATGGCCAAGTTCATCTCGCCCACCGACCCCAAGTGGCTCTCCACGTTGGATGCCCTCACCGCAGACCTGGTCTCCGACTCCCTGGTCTACCGCTACGACCCGACCGCCAGCCCCGACGGCCTGCACGGCCCCGAGGGCACATTCTCGATCTGCTCCTTCTGGTACGTCGAGGCACTGGCCCGCGCAGGCCGACTGGATGAGGCCCAGCTCGCTTTCGAGAAAATGCTCACCTACGCCAACCACCTCGGTCTGTTCGCCGAGGAGATCGGCCCAACCGGCGAACAACTCGGCAATTTCCCCCAGGCCTTCACCCACCTCTCGCTGATCAGCGCCGCCTTCAACCTCGACCGCGCACTCGGCTGA
- a CDS encoding MarR family winged helix-turn-helix transcriptional regulator — MEKATTGNPEHGSLLLEDQLCFALYAASRAVTVRYRPLLDALGLTYPQYLVMLALWERDALSVRDLGATLHLESSTLSPLLKRLEANGLVQRERRADDERSVAVRLTGAGAGLREKARTVPLAIGDAMNLTPEQDAAAKHLLRLITTNVTRR; from the coding sequence ATGGAGAAGGCGACGACCGGGAACCCGGAACACGGGTCGCTCCTACTGGAGGACCAGCTCTGCTTCGCCCTTTATGCCGCCTCGCGCGCGGTCACGGTGCGCTACCGGCCACTGCTGGACGCGCTCGGGCTGACCTACCCGCAGTACCTGGTGATGCTCGCCCTCTGGGAGCGGGACGCCCTCTCCGTGCGCGACCTGGGCGCCACGCTGCACCTGGAGTCCAGCACGCTCTCCCCGCTGCTCAAGCGCCTCGAAGCGAACGGGCTGGTCCAGCGCGAGCGGCGAGCGGACGACGAGCGCTCCGTCGCCGTCCGCCTCACCGGGGCGGGTGCGGGCCTTCGCGAGAAGGCCCGCACCGTGCCGCTCGCCATCGGCGACGCCATGAATCTGACCCCGGAACAGGACGCCGCCGCCAAACACCTGCTCCGCCTCATCACGACGAACGTCACCCGACGGTGA
- a CDS encoding LysR family transcriptional regulator, with protein sequence MDLNLLRALDALLQENSVTRAAERLGTSPAAVSRTLARLRRAVGDPLLVRAGQEMVPTPRAMELREEIGALLRRCDNVLRPGPGFDAVHLQRTFTVQATDLLLVGLAGSLTERIHAEAPQVDVVFLPEAVEGGPGLRQGWVDVELGVLGHLDPEIRTRQLTRMPLVGIARSGHPLFDGRIDARRFAAADHIGISRLGKRLGPIDSALAELGLQRRTAVVVPSHTSAMMLARDTDLVALSLADWLPDTVTAMGLRTFPIPLDLAPLDLGMAWHPRNSTDPGHRWFREHLAAVVLAPAGPGAAAARTAN encoded by the coding sequence ATGGATCTCAACCTGCTGCGAGCCCTGGACGCCCTGCTCCAAGAGAACAGCGTGACCCGCGCAGCGGAGCGCCTGGGCACCTCGCCCGCGGCGGTCAGCCGTACCCTGGCCCGGCTCCGCCGTGCCGTCGGCGACCCGCTGCTGGTCCGGGCCGGCCAGGAGATGGTCCCGACCCCGCGTGCCATGGAACTCCGGGAGGAGATCGGCGCGTTGCTGCGCCGCTGCGACAACGTCTTGCGGCCCGGTCCCGGTTTCGATGCCGTGCATCTCCAGCGCACCTTCACGGTGCAGGCCACTGACCTGCTGCTGGTCGGACTGGCGGGGAGCCTGACCGAGCGGATCCACGCGGAGGCCCCGCAGGTTGACGTCGTCTTCCTGCCGGAGGCGGTGGAGGGCGGCCCTGGGCTGCGGCAGGGCTGGGTGGACGTCGAACTGGGCGTCCTGGGACACCTGGACCCGGAGATCCGGACCCGGCAGCTCACGCGAATGCCGCTGGTCGGCATCGCCCGCAGCGGTCATCCCCTCTTCGACGGGCGAATCGACGCCCGCCGTTTCGCCGCGGCCGACCACATCGGCATCTCCCGGCTCGGCAAGCGCCTCGGGCCCATCGACAGCGCGCTCGCGGAACTCGGGCTGCAACGCCGGACCGCGGTCGTGGTGCCCAGCCACACGAGCGCGATGATGCTCGCCCGTGACACCGACCTCGTCGCGCTCAGCCTGGCCGACTGGCTCCCCGACACCGTCACCGCCATGGGACTGCGGACGTTTCCCATCCCCCTCGACCTAGCACCCCTGGACCTCGGGATGGCCTGGCACCCCCGCAACTCGACCGATCCGGGGCACCGCTGGTTCCGCGAGCACCTGGCGGCCGTCGTCCTGGCCCCGGCGGGACCAGGGGCGGCAGCCGCCCGCACTGCCAACTGA
- a CDS encoding MarR family winged helix-turn-helix transcriptional regulator, with the protein MTGRAFLVVVLVARHLRKCAAGQMVCEADDLLNIGSIDIIPVMDGEMPTAPVGGCGDLTEDFGFSLMAVAHAYRAVVSSVLGSVPQGARGYQTLAAVVEGDEPNQLALAGYLRIDRTVMTYLIDELVAAGLIERRLDPADRRRRKIVATSHGIDTVRELQRRVREAESGLLSAIGEDDRELFRNLLRRVARSLGDPEPCDADTERCDDAGPAQQSS; encoded by the coding sequence ATGACGGGCCGGGCCTTCCTCGTCGTGGTGCTGGTTGCGCGGCACCTGCGGAAGTGTGCCGCCGGGCAGATGGTCTGCGAGGCAGACGATCTACTCAACATCGGGTCGATTGATATCATTCCTGTCATGGACGGTGAGATGCCGACCGCGCCGGTCGGCGGGTGCGGGGACCTCACCGAGGACTTCGGGTTCTCGCTGATGGCGGTGGCGCACGCGTACCGCGCCGTTGTCTCCTCGGTGCTCGGGAGCGTGCCGCAGGGTGCGCGCGGTTACCAGACGCTCGCCGCTGTGGTCGAGGGCGACGAGCCCAATCAGCTCGCCCTGGCCGGCTATCTGCGGATCGACCGCACCGTGATGACGTACCTGATCGACGAGCTCGTGGCTGCCGGGCTGATCGAGCGCCGGCTCGACCCTGCTGACCGGCGTCGACGCAAGATCGTCGCGACCAGTCACGGCATCGACACCGTCCGGGAGCTGCAACGACGGGTGCGAGAGGCGGAGAGCGGGCTCCTTTCCGCGATCGGCGAGGACGACCGCGAGCTGTTCCGGAATCTGCTACGACGAGTCGCTCGCAGCCTCGGCGACCCCGAGCCGTGCGACGCTGACACGGAGCGCTGCGACGATGCGGGGCCCGCTCAGCAGTCCTCGTGA
- a CDS encoding alpha/beta hydrolase, whose amino-acid sequence MTEKTARPVLEPAAAAFAEATANPPFLFQIAPAEGRKAVDEVQSGDIAKSAVDEEWVSVPGGPTGEVRARIVRPAGVAGPLPVIVYIHGAGWVFGNAHTHDRLVRELAVGAGAAVVFPEYDLSPEHRYPVAIEQNWTVARWIVTDGTANDLDPTRIAVAGDSVGGNMSIALTLMAKERGGLDLCQQVLFYPVTDAAFDTGSYHQFAEGYFLRRDGMQWFWDQYTTDAAERAQITASPLRATTEQLTGLPPALVITAEADVLRDEGEAYANKLRAAGVPVTAVRYQGIIHDFVMLNALRDTYAAQAAISQAIATLRTALHTD is encoded by the coding sequence ATGACTGAGAAGACTGCACGTCCGGTTCTGGAGCCGGCCGCGGCGGCGTTCGCGGAGGCTACGGCGAACCCGCCGTTCCTGTTCCAGATCGCGCCGGCCGAGGGGCGTAAGGCGGTGGACGAGGTCCAGTCCGGTGACATCGCCAAGTCGGCCGTCGACGAGGAGTGGGTGAGCGTTCCCGGCGGTCCCACCGGCGAGGTCAGGGCGCGGATCGTCCGCCCGGCGGGGGTGGCCGGCCCGCTGCCGGTGATCGTCTACATCCACGGCGCCGGCTGGGTGTTCGGCAATGCCCACACCCACGACCGCCTCGTCCGCGAACTCGCCGTCGGCGCCGGCGCGGCCGTCGTCTTCCCCGAGTACGACCTCTCGCCCGAACACCGCTACCCCGTCGCGATCGAGCAGAACTGGACCGTCGCCCGCTGGATCGTCACCGACGGCACCGCCAACGACCTCGACCCGACGCGGATCGCCGTGGCCGGCGACTCCGTCGGCGGCAACATGAGCATCGCCCTGACCCTCATGGCCAAGGAACGCGGCGGGCTGGACCTGTGCCAGCAGGTGCTCTTCTACCCGGTCACCGACGCCGCCTTCGACACCGGCTCCTACCACCAGTTCGCGGAAGGGTACTTTCTGCGCCGCGATGGCATGCAGTGGTTCTGGGACCAGTACACCACCGACGCCGCCGAGCGCGCGCAGATCACCGCCTCCCCGTTGCGCGCCACCACCGAGCAGCTCACCGGACTGCCCCCGGCCCTGGTCATCACCGCCGAGGCCGACGTCCTGCGCGACGAGGGCGAGGCGTACGCCAACAAGCTCCGCGCCGCCGGCGTCCCCGTCACCGCCGTCCGCTACCAGGGCATCATCCACGACTTCGTCATGCTCAACGCCCTGCGCGACACCTACGCAGCCCAGGCCGCCATCAGCCAGGCCATCGCCACGCTGCGCACCGCGCTCCACACGGACTGA
- a CDS encoding ATP-binding protein, whose protein sequence is MRQTALSVLHTETVRLHDQTDPEVDQVTLTFQRHGDPRRAAADVSHEDARLVGEIRSVVHRWLAHRGLLRLIDSACLLTSEVVTNALVHGSGSSLRFAMERQLATVGIRVADGSPGRPRVRKPATDEECGRGMLIVEALADEWGVSEDGTETWFTLTSPADDG, encoded by the coding sequence ATGCGCCAGACCGCACTCAGCGTGCTCCACACCGAGACGGTCCGCCTTCACGATCAGACGGACCCCGAAGTCGATCAGGTGACTCTGACCTTTCAGCGTCATGGCGACCCCCGTCGCGCCGCGGCCGACGTCAGTCACGAGGACGCCCGCCTCGTCGGAGAGATCCGAAGCGTCGTTCACAGGTGGCTGGCTCACCGCGGGCTTCTCCGCCTTATCGATTCGGCGTGCCTCTTGACCAGCGAGGTCGTTACCAATGCGCTGGTCCACGGAAGCGGAAGCAGCCTCAGATTTGCCATGGAGCGCCAGCTGGCGACCGTCGGCATCAGGGTTGCTGACGGGTCCCCAGGGAGACCTCGGGTTCGGAAGCCGGCAACCGACGAGGAGTGCGGCAGGGGCATGCTGATCGTCGAAGCCCTCGCGGACGAGTGGGGTGTCAGCGAGGACGGCACGGAGACCTGGTTCACGCTCACTTCGCCTGCGGACGACGGATAG
- a CDS encoding DUF4254 domain-containing protein, translating into MTTPVPSLVLPPGLMLAAAALPPKDQQRLDDTLTRLHATNSRLWLAEDRVRGGLSESQVADCKREIDQLNAERNHLAERADEVLAALAGPPLLGAVRHTETLSSALDRLSVLTLRIWRSEEAAAFDPAVAQRIRLLHKQRAALSDALDSLAADVLAGIGGTQAVLVVETGIGTSNAEQVLAFASEVAKDRRLYLTTTHFHPEHAFGAQAFAGQATYLVNRAQADDLAAKGPNYLEMFRGFGGPIAARLDGVRVPTPDVVYDDGHDLDLGGRTVRLRATGRGHTRGDQVVEVPDAGVLFTGDLAETGQFAIFPWFPPYDTDVSGVRWLAVMDQPGRHAAPARGSRSRKPRRPARAHGRPRLPPRAARRDLASARLRGGRGRDRRRGPCAADRAASRVGRPGVDRAGRGVPLRRTRRMNPGAHLTSRPPPRSSDLVADAECMLTVG; encoded by the coding sequence ATGACAACGCCCGTCCCTTCTCTCGTCCTTCCGCCGGGCCTGATGCTGGCCGCGGCAGCGCTTCCGCCCAAGGACCAGCAGCGGCTGGACGACACCCTCACACGCTTGCACGCGACCAACTCCCGTCTGTGGCTCGCCGAGGACCGCGTGCGCGGCGGACTGAGCGAATCCCAGGTCGCCGACTGCAAGCGCGAGATCGACCAGCTCAACGCCGAACGCAACCACCTGGCCGAGCGGGCGGACGAAGTGTTGGCCGCCTTGGCCGGCCCTCCTCTGCTCGGTGCCGTTCGCCACACCGAGACGCTCTCCTCCGCGTTGGACCGCCTCTCCGTGCTCACCCTGCGCATCTGGCGCAGCGAGGAAGCCGCGGCGTTCGACCCGGCCGTGGCTCAGCGAATACGCCTGCTGCACAAGCAGCGTGCGGCGCTGTCGGACGCGCTGGACAGCCTTGCCGCGGACGTGCTCGCTGGCATCGGCGGAACGCAGGCCGTCCTGGTCGTCGAGACGGGCATCGGCACCTCCAACGCGGAGCAGGTCCTCGCCTTCGCGTCCGAGGTGGCGAAGGACCGCCGGCTGTACCTGACCACGACGCACTTCCACCCCGAGCACGCCTTCGGCGCCCAGGCGTTCGCCGGCCAGGCCACGTACCTGGTCAACCGCGCGCAGGCGGACGACCTGGCAGCGAAGGGACCCAACTACCTGGAGATGTTCCGGGGCTTCGGCGGGCCGATCGCCGCCCGCCTCGACGGCGTCCGCGTTCCCACCCCCGATGTGGTCTACGACGACGGCCACGACCTGGATCTCGGCGGCCGGACGGTACGGCTGCGGGCCACCGGCCGGGGCCACACCAGGGGCGACCAAGTGGTCGAGGTCCCGGACGCCGGCGTGCTGTTCACCGGGGACCTTGCCGAGACCGGGCAGTTCGCCATCTTCCCGTGGTTCCCCCCGTACGACACGGACGTCTCGGGCGTGCGCTGGCTGGCGGTCATGGACCAACCTGGCCGCCACGCGGCCCCGGCTCGTGGTTCCCGGTCACGGAAACCACGGCGGCCCGCACGTGCTCACGGACGTCCGCGACTACCTCCGCGAGCTGCGCGACGAGACCTGGCGTCGGCGCGACTCCGCGGTGGGCGAGGGCGAGATCGTCGCCGAGGTCCGTGCGCTGCTGATCGAGCGGCATCCCGAGTGGGCCGGCCGGGAGTGGATCGAGCGGGGCGTGGGGTGCCTCTGCGCCGAACACGCCGCATGAACCCTGGGGCCCACCTCACCTCACGTCCACCTCCCCGCAGTTCAGACCTGGTGGCGGATGCCGAGTGCATGCTCACCGTCGGGTGA
- a CDS encoding NADPH-dependent FMN reductase, whose translation MLKIGIILGSTRPNRNGEQVARWVLDIASRRADAEFELLDLRDHPLPHLDEPMPPSLGQYQNEHTRQWADKIASFDGFVIVTPEYNHGIPGVLKNALDFLYAEWNNKAVGYVSYGGVGGVRSVEQLRLVAGELQMADVRQQVALSLHTEFENYRVFKPGDHNLPTLNTMLDQVIAWTTALAPLRTAATVAA comes from the coding sequence ATGCTCAAGATCGGCATCATCCTCGGTAGTACCCGTCCCAACCGCAACGGTGAGCAGGTCGCCCGCTGGGTGCTCGACATCGCATCACGCCGCGCTGACGCCGAATTCGAACTCCTCGACCTCCGCGACCACCCGCTGCCGCACCTCGACGAGCCCATGCCGCCGTCGCTCGGCCAGTACCAGAACGAGCACACCCGGCAGTGGGCGGACAAGATCGCATCGTTCGACGGGTTCGTCATCGTGACGCCGGAGTACAACCACGGCATCCCGGGCGTGCTGAAGAACGCCCTTGACTTCCTCTACGCCGAGTGGAACAACAAGGCCGTCGGCTACGTGTCCTACGGCGGCGTGGGCGGGGTCCGCTCGGTCGAGCAGCTGCGCCTGGTCGCCGGCGAGCTCCAGATGGCCGACGTACGCCAGCAGGTCGCACTGTCGCTGCACACCGAGTTCGAGAACTACCGGGTCTTCAAGCCCGGCGACCACAACCTGCCCACCCTGAACACGATGCTCGACCAGGTCATCGCCTGGACCACCGCACTCGCGCCCCTGCGTACAGCCGCGACCGTCGCAGCCTGA
- a CDS encoding YncE family protein, translating into MQQSPRAGREGDVLAVVSQSGPTVSFFDAASDRHLGDVQVPAEPHELCFDPTQRLLWCTLTYHSGYYHVNGGRRTELAVIDPDTRRIVEVVDLAPEHGPHGLALDPVRGRLYVSVESTDDRPGGVVVIDTETRRPVGRIDTDAPGPHWFAIDRAGRTGYATNKEAPFVSVVDLDRGTLTAKVEVPGSEGLAVSADGTHAFVAAPYGNFSGTAEERPPTGIRVIDTRTAAVVDTLPTGDIVLPVHLTSTGRLLAGEVRMAPNAVSRLGRHAPGRLTVFCADTRKQLGDLEVGLFPLTITSSPDGRLAYVACVVSSTVDIVDLETLERLARLDIAKLGEPGAHGLAYLPRPA; encoded by the coding sequence GTGCAGCAGTCCCCCCGTGCCGGTCGGGAAGGTGACGTCCTGGCCGTCGTCAGTCAGAGCGGACCGACGGTCTCGTTCTTCGACGCCGCCTCCGACCGGCACCTCGGCGATGTGCAAGTCCCTGCAGAGCCACACGAGTTGTGCTTCGACCCGACGCAACGACTGCTGTGGTGCACCCTGACGTACCACTCGGGCTACTACCACGTGAACGGCGGCCGGCGCACCGAACTGGCCGTCATCGACCCTGACACCCGCCGCATCGTCGAGGTCGTCGACCTCGCCCCGGAACACGGGCCGCACGGACTGGCGCTGGACCCGGTGCGCGGTCGCCTCTACGTCAGTGTGGAGAGTACGGACGACCGGCCCGGCGGTGTCGTGGTGATCGACACGGAGACCCGCCGGCCTGTGGGCAGGATCGACACGGACGCGCCCGGCCCACACTGGTTCGCCATCGATCGGGCGGGGCGGACAGGCTACGCCACCAACAAGGAAGCGCCGTTCGTGTCGGTCGTCGACCTCGACCGGGGCACGCTCACCGCGAAGGTCGAGGTACCGGGCAGCGAGGGCCTCGCCGTCTCCGCCGACGGCACGCACGCCTTCGTCGCCGCGCCCTACGGCAACTTCTCCGGCACCGCCGAGGAACGGCCGCCCACCGGAATCCGGGTCATCGACACCCGGACAGCGGCCGTCGTCGACACTCTGCCCACAGGGGACATCGTCCTGCCGGTGCACTTGACCTCGACGGGAAGGCTGCTCGCGGGCGAAGTGCGCATGGCGCCCAACGCAGTCTCCCGACTCGGGCGCCACGCACCGGGCCGCCTCACCGTGTTCTGCGCCGACACCCGCAAGCAGCTGGGCGACCTCGAGGTCGGCCTCTTCCCGCTGACCATCACCTCGTCCCCCGACGGCCGGCTCGCCTATGTGGCCTGCGTCGTCTCCTCCACCGTCGACATCGTCGACCTGGAGACGCTGGAGCGCCTGGCCCGGCTGGACATCGCCAAGCTCGGCGAGCCCGGCGCGCACGGCCTCGCGTACCTCCCGCGCCCGGCCTGA
- a CDS encoding Tat pathway signal protein — protein sequence MTHKRNERLAAILEEAGWSRAQAASAFNRVAQENNLVGYTAIGRSHISMWVGGTEASGASPVILSQALTRRLGRVITPDELGFAAASSSGQGALDWTVDPILTLTDLGRSDLDVERRKLLTGAVYSIAGLALPGESWWEEMAAAAPAESAAGARRAGRSDVAAVREMTAAFSRMDQSRGGGHGRQALVQYLHSDVRGFLHAAFPNDEIRRGMLAAAGELSYLSGWMAFDNGKHALAQNYFHLGLKLAARADDAPLTGHILRAMAHQAIDLGFVNEGLRLSTASIQGQRYASATPRERALLGVVHARGLAATGQRQAAAKALLRAEDDLSAASEDIPEPNRTFFFAEASLAHETACTLRDSGDRQGAIHQFKRSVRTRGSAFRRTHAVTLGYLGSVQVADGHVEEACATWSTVLDAMEEGIYSGRARQAVVDMRRLLSPYRRRGIPAVASLDARAAAYLVQVH from the coding sequence GTGACTCACAAGCGGAATGAACGGCTCGCCGCCATCCTGGAGGAAGCTGGCTGGTCCCGGGCACAAGCGGCCAGTGCGTTCAATCGCGTTGCCCAGGAGAACAACCTCGTCGGTTACACGGCGATTGGCCGTTCCCACATCAGCATGTGGGTCGGTGGGACGGAAGCGTCGGGTGCGTCGCCCGTAATCTTGAGCCAGGCGCTGACGCGTCGCTTAGGGCGAGTCATCACGCCAGACGAACTTGGCTTCGCAGCCGCTTCGTCATCGGGGCAAGGGGCGCTGGACTGGACCGTCGATCCGATACTGACCCTCACAGACCTGGGGAGAAGCGATTTGGACGTCGAGCGGCGCAAGCTGCTAACCGGCGCGGTGTACTCGATCGCCGGCCTCGCCCTGCCGGGGGAGTCGTGGTGGGAGGAGATGGCCGCGGCGGCCCCGGCAGAATCGGCGGCGGGAGCGCGAAGAGCCGGGCGATCGGACGTAGCAGCCGTCAGGGAGATGACGGCAGCCTTCTCCCGCATGGACCAGAGCCGCGGTGGCGGCCACGGACGCCAAGCGCTGGTCCAGTACCTCCACTCGGACGTGCGTGGCTTCCTGCATGCGGCCTTCCCTAACGATGAGATCCGCCGCGGCATGCTTGCCGCGGCAGGTGAACTGTCGTATCTGTCCGGGTGGATGGCCTTCGACAATGGGAAACACGCCCTTGCGCAGAACTACTTCCACCTCGGCCTCAAGCTCGCAGCCCGTGCGGACGATGCCCCGCTCACCGGCCATATTCTGCGGGCGATGGCCCACCAGGCCATCGATCTGGGCTTCGTCAACGAAGGTCTGCGGCTCTCGACCGCATCGATCCAAGGCCAGCGTTACGCGAGCGCTACGCCACGGGAGCGCGCTCTGCTCGGCGTGGTCCACGCCCGAGGCCTCGCAGCCACAGGGCAGCGACAAGCCGCAGCCAAGGCACTTCTTCGCGCGGAGGATGATCTCTCCGCGGCCAGTGAGGACATCCCGGAGCCGAACAGGACGTTCTTCTTCGCGGAAGCGTCCCTCGCCCATGAAACTGCATGCACACTGCGTGACTCCGGTGACAGGCAGGGCGCGATCCACCAGTTCAAGCGGAGCGTACGGACCAGGGGTTCGGCATTCCGTCGCACGCATGCCGTGACACTGGGATACCTCGGCTCCGTGCAGGTCGCCGACGGGCACGTCGAGGAGGCATGCGCCACATGGAGCACAGTCCTTGACGCCATGGAAGAAGGGATCTACTCGGGACGGGCCCGCCAGGCCGTAGTCGACATGCGCCGCCTGCTCTCCCCGTACCGACGCCGAGGCATTCCGGCCGTTGCCAGCCTGGACGCCCGGGCCGCCGCATACCTCGTCCAAGTACATTGA
- a CDS encoding NUDIX domain-containing protein, with protein sequence MTIIKRNARAILLDGDDLVLIKRTKPGRDPYWVTVGGGVEAEDASIEDALHREVFEELGGKLSKAELVHLITDMLDGGLGVQHIFAARLEQMDLAARTGTEFDKPERGGYEVVRVPFTAEAVRQLNLMPPELADFAAGNVEAIKAVLDTQIRAS encoded by the coding sequence ATGACGATCATCAAGCGGAATGCCAGGGCCATCCTGTTGGACGGCGACGACCTCGTGCTGATCAAGCGCACCAAGCCGGGTCGGGACCCGTACTGGGTGACGGTGGGCGGCGGTGTCGAGGCCGAGGACGCGAGCATCGAGGACGCGCTGCACCGCGAGGTGTTCGAGGAGCTCGGGGGCAAGCTGAGCAAGGCAGAGCTCGTGCACCTGATCACCGACATGCTGGATGGCGGCCTGGGTGTCCAGCACATCTTCGCCGCGCGTTTGGAGCAGATGGACCTCGCTGCACGCACGGGCACCGAGTTCGACAAGCCCGAGCGGGGCGGCTACGAGGTCGTCCGCGTGCCGTTCACGGCGGAGGCGGTCCGGCAGCTCAACCTGATGCCGCCGGAGCTGGCCGACTTCGCGGCCGGCAACGTCGAGGCGATCAAGGCCGTGCTCGACACCCAGATCCGCGCGTCCTGA